The DNA region CCCTGAAGTGAAATTGCATTGCTATTGGGGAACAATTTTATATAACTGTATACGAAGTTGTTGGTTGCGAAATTGTCAAAATTTTGGACGAACGTACCCATGCCCGGTGTGCTCATACTAACCACATAGTTGGGGTTTAGGTGTGTTTTATTGGCTTTTTCATCAAATACACCTGTAACGGTCAATGTAAGTGCGTCTTCACCTGTACCCCAGATTATGGATTTGTTCACTGCATTTTGGTCTCCGAATAATTTTTGTTTTATATAAGAAGAAAGCACCACTGCATTGGGCTCGTTTAAAGAGGTTAGTTGGTCTCCTTCCAAAAAATTATAATCAAAAACTTTAAAAAAGGTAGAATCGGCCATGTAAACGCGAGGTTCATAATAGGCATCTGTACTCTCCGCAGCACGAACTAACATACTGTAAAAAACATCGGTCAAAACAACCCTTGTCGCTTCTTCTATCTCGGCAAAATCTTCCTTAAGAGCAAAGGCTATAGGTGGAGATGAGGTTGCAGAATGATAGGTTTCACTATTACTGCGCTCTATTTTTGTTTCTACACGGTAAATAGAGTCCATTTCCTTATGGTGTTGATCGTACCCAAGTTGAGCAAAGACATAAAGCAAAATAGTTAAACAGCTAACGGTGCCAAGAGTAAGCCCCAGAAGGTTTATGATAGTCTGCTGCTTGTTCTTTAACAGATTTCTCCAGGCAATTTTTATATAGTTTTTGAACATGATTCTCGTTTTTGGCTGATTACTTATTTATCCGTGATTAAGGGATAAGTTTGGTTGATTAGTTGTTGATTGATGAATAAACTCCTTTACATTATGGCTCCTATGGCCCGGTTTTGGCTTTCGGTTACGATTTGACCATCAAATAGGTTAACTACCCCGTGGGCGTAGTGCGAATCCCTGTCCGAGTGTGTTACCATTACAATTGTAGTTCCCTCTTGGTTGAGTTCTGTTAACAGGTTCATTACTTCAATTCCGTTTTTGGAATCTAGGTTCCCTGTTGGTTCATCGGCCAATATTAATTTCGGATTGGTGACTACCGCTCTGGAAATTGCCACACGTTGTTGTTGACCTCCGGACAATTGCTGAGGAAAGTGCTTTTCCCTATGGGCGATTTTCATTCGTTCTAAAACTTCGCGTACTTTCTGCTTACGTTCCGCTTTACCCATTTTTAGATAGATTAAAGGTAGTTCTACATTTTCATAAACGGTAAGTTCATCAATAAGGTTGAAACTCTGAAATACGAAACCTAAATTGCCTTTTCGCAGTTCGGTACGCTGGCGTTCTTTGAGGTTGCTGACCTCATGACCGGCAAATTGGTAGGTGCCCTCGTTGGGGTTGTCTAACATTCCTATGATGTTCAAAAGGGTTGATTTTCCACAACCTGATGGGCCCATAATGGCTACGAATTCGCCTTCTTCTACCTTTAGGTTTACATTGTTGAGTGCTAAGGTTTCTACCTCTTCGGTTCTGAAACTCTTTTTTATATTCTGTATGTGTATCATGATTTGATTGATTTCGTTGTTATAAAAGACTATGTTTTAGTGAAATAGTGACAGTTTATTTTAATATAATTTTTTCCGCTTCACCAAAAGAATCGTAATTGCTGGTTATTACTTTCTCACCGGCTTCAAGACCTTCTAGGACTTCATAGTGTTTTGAATTCTGTTTCCCAATTCTGATATTTCTTTTTATGGCCTCATCACCATCTGCCGTTACAACAAAAATCCATTGTCCGCCAGTGCTCTGAAAAAAGCTGCCTTTAGGTAACAATAAGGCGTCATTGGATTCACCCAATTGCAATCTAATATTGTAACTCTGCCCCGTGCGTATTGTTTCCGGTTTCTCTGCGGTAAATACCAAATCTACTTTAAACCTGCCGTTGCGAACCTCAGGATACACTTTTCTGACCCTCAACGGGAATTGTTTTCCATTCCGCTCCAATACGGCTACAAGTTCTCTTTTAACCCGGTCTATGTAATGCTCATCTATATTGGCTTCAATTTTGTAATCCGTTAGAACATTAATTTGTCCAATACGTTGCCCTTGCGATATATTTTGACCTATTTCGGCATCAAGGAAACCTAGTTGACCATCGGCAGGAGCCCTTACGTTTAAGTGGTCAAGACGTTGGTAGACCATACCCAAAGTTTTCTGCATTCGGTTTAAATCGGCATCAAGCCCCGTTAGGGATGTTTCACGTAGTTCATCATCGTTTTCGGTCTGCATTTTTATAATCTCGAACTGTTTTTTAGAAAGGTCATAGTTCTCTTTTGAGGTCAAATATTCTTCTCTAGAAATCAATTCGTCATCAAATAAAGCTTGGTTCTGTTCAAAATTTCTTTTTAACCGCTGAAGCTCGGTACTAGCAGTGGCCAATGACTTACGGCCTTCCACTTGTCTAGAATCAAAATTGAGTTTAGTGGAACGAAGATCGTTTTGCTTTAAGGCCAAGTTGCTTTCACTCTGTAGGATTTGCTCATAAAGGTTAATATTTTCAAGCTTTAGGATAATGTCTCCTTTTTTTACCGTAGCTCCTTCTTCAATTAGTTTTTCGCTCACACGCCCACCTTCATAAGCATCCATGTAAATAGTTGTGATGGGCGCTACGTTTCCGCTTATAGTAATGTAATCGTCAAATTTGCCATCAGTAACGGTAGCAACAGAAAGTTTTTCTTTATCCGTTCGGAATGTGGAAACCGAATTGGCAAACAGAAATTGATAACCCACAAAAAGTAGCAATAGACCTAAGGCAATATAACCGTAGTGTTTTGCCCGTAACCCTTTTTTCTTTTCTAATTGTATATCCATTATTGTATTAATTATCTTGGTTGATTTGTTCTTGTTTAAGGCTTATTGTATGTCAAAAATGGGCAATCCACGGTAAAAGTCCAGTGTGCTTTTATTGATTTCCGATTGAAGCTTCACCTGCAAATTCTCATTCTGCGCACTAGCAAATAGATTCTTTGCCGTGAAGAGCTCTAAAGCGTTTATGAGTCCCTTTTCATATCTTTTTTGAGCAATGGTGAACGCCAGTTCTTGTGCTTTTACTTTTTGAGAGCTTTGTGTACGCTGCACTTCCAGTGATTCATAGGATTGCACCAACTGTTGGATTGTTTGGAAAACCAGCTGTTGTTGTATTTTAAGGTTATTTTCTGCACGGTACCTTTCAATTTTTTGTTGTTTTATTCTGCCACGAGCAGACCAAATATTACTAATGGGAACATCAAGACTGACACCAATAAATTGAGAGGTGTTATCCTTGAATTGGTCACGAAAGGGAATAGTAGAACCTAAACTATCACGTGTGGTTTCAAAATATCCACTTGCCGTACCGGCAAATAAAGAAAGAGACGGAAATAAAGAACCTCTCTCCGCTGCCAGTTGTTTTTTAGCCGCTTTTACACGCAGCTCCTGTGCTTTTAGAAGGGGCATGAATTCTTGTGCTTCGGCAAATATGGTGTCCGACTGTATGACGCTGTTTGCCTGCGCCACCTGGTTATCAGTTAAATTGTCTTGTATCGTTATTTTGCTGGTTCCTTCTAAATTCATTTCTTGAATTAGTTGTAGTTGGGCATTGGCAAGTTGGTTTTTACTTTGGGTAAGGTTTAATTTATCCGTAAGTAACAAAGATTCAGCTTCATAAAGGTCCGCACCTGCTTTGAGTCCCAATTCAATTTGCCTTGCTACTAGGTCGTAATTGGCTTGTGAGACGGTCAGCTGTTCTTTTGAAATCGCGACCAGACCTTGAAAAAATTTAATATCGTAAAAGGCTTGCATCACTCTAAAAGCAAGAAGATAGCGTTGTTGTAGGTTTTCCTCTTGAGTTGCTTTATAAAGAAACTTGGTGGCCTTAATGGTATTTATTTTTTGGAAGCCCCTAAATAGGTCTACGGAACTTTCTAGGGTGTAGCGGTTCGAAAAGAAATCAGTGGTCACAACATCATTGGTAAAAGGATCTGTGCTACGTCCAAAATTGATGACATAGTTAGTAGATGCGTTTACGGAAGGTAAAAGATCCCGGATAGATTGACGATAAGTTTCCCTGTCCGATGCCGTATTAAGCGTATAGTCCTTTAACTGTAAATTATGCTCTAATGCATAAGCCACGCATTCATCTAACGTATAAGTTTCTTGACCACTTAATTTGGATGAAAGCAAGAGAAGAATAAAAACTAAATATTTAAATAATTGAATCATAATCGTGTTGGTATGCCAAACTTATAACGATTCTCGTGCCAATAATGTAATATACTGATTTTTAAATTTTTATGAATATTATTTTCTATTTGCATAGTTTATGGTGTAAAAAATATGTACAGCAATTGTCAAAATTTTGGACACTGTTTAAAAAGTTTTAAATGCAAGTTGTAGTTTTAAATGAACTTAGTAAAGCCTCTGGTAATCAAATGGTAGATGCAAATATTTTAATTATAGATGATAATAAGAGCGTCCTTAGCGCACTTGAAATTCTATTGCAGTTTGAATACAAAACCATACAGACCATCTCAAACCCGAATCAGATTACATCTTTTCCTGATTTAAAGGAAGTAGATATTGTACTGCTGGATATGAATTTCTCTGCGGGAGTAAACACCGGGAATGAAGGTCTGTATTGGTTGCGTGAGCTTAAGAAAAAGACGCCCCAGACTTCGGTCATAATGATGACAGCCTATGGTGCTGTAGATTTGGCGGTAATGGCATTAAAAGAAGGAGCTTCTGATTTTATTCTTAAACCTTGGAATAACGATAAGCTTTTGGCAACGGTTAAATCTGCATACGAGCTTAGAAAATCAAAGAAGCAGGTTACTGAACTGAAACAGAAAGAAAGTCACCTTAAACAGGTTATCAATCAGAACAAAAATTACATTATAGGTAATTCTAAGGCGTTAAATTCAGTGCTAAAGTTGGTCTCCAAAGTAGCCAAAACCGATGTGAACGTACTGATTACTGGAGAAAATGGTACTGGTAAAGAACTCATAGCACGTGAGCTTCACAAACTTTCAAGTAGGAATAACGAAGTATTTATTTCGGTGGATATGGGTTCAATATCAGAAAACCTTTTCGAAAGTGAACTTTTTGGACATACCAAAGGTTCTTTTACCGATGCCAAAGAAGACAGAGCCGGAAAATTTGAAGCAGCCAACGGTGGCACGCTGTTTTTAGATGAAATAGGAAACTTATCGCTTCAGGCGCAGGCAAAACTATTATCGGCCATTCAGAATAGAACTATTGTCCGCGTGGGGTCCAATAAACCAATTTCAGTAGATATACGTTTGATTTGTGCAACGAACGAGGATTTAGATAAAATGGTCGCCGAAGGACTTTTTAGGGAGGATTTATTGTATCGAATAAATACCATAAGGGTAGAAGTGCCTGCGTTACGCGAGCGTGATCAAGATATTTTGGTCCTGGCGGATTTCTACTTGAAAAAATTCACTTCAAAATATGGAAAACCAGGACTGAGAATGAATCAAGCGGCTCAAGAAAAATTAATGGATTATGGTTGGCCGGGCAACATTAGAGAACTGTTACATACTATTGAAAGGGCCGTTATCCTGTCGGAAGGAAATGTGCTTAAGTCAGAAGATTTTTTG from Zobellia alginiliquefaciens includes:
- a CDS encoding efflux RND transporter periplasmic adaptor subunit, with the translated sequence MDIQLEKKKGLRAKHYGYIALGLLLLFVGYQFLFANSVSTFRTDKEKLSVATVTDGKFDDYITISGNVAPITTIYMDAYEGGRVSEKLIEEGATVKKGDIILKLENINLYEQILQSESNLALKQNDLRSTKLNFDSRQVEGRKSLATASTELQRLKRNFEQNQALFDDELISREEYLTSKENYDLSKKQFEIIKMQTENDDELRETSLTGLDADLNRMQKTLGMVYQRLDHLNVRAPADGQLGFLDAEIGQNISQGQRIGQINVLTDYKIEANIDEHYIDRVKRELVAVLERNGKQFPLRVRKVYPEVRNGRFKVDLVFTAEKPETIRTGQSYNIRLQLGESNDALLLPKGSFFQSTGGQWIFVVTADGDEAIKRNIRIGKQNSKHYEVLEGLEAGEKVITSNYDSFGEAEKIILK
- a CDS encoding ABC transporter ATP-binding protein — its product is MIHIQNIKKSFRTEEVETLALNNVNLKVEEGEFVAIMGPSGCGKSTLLNIIGMLDNPNEGTYQFAGHEVSNLKERQRTELRKGNLGFVFQSFNLIDELTVYENVELPLIYLKMGKAERKQKVREVLERMKIAHREKHFPQQLSGGQQQRVAISRAVVTNPKLILADEPTGNLDSKNGIEVMNLLTELNQEGTTIVMVTHSDRDSHYAHGVVNLFDGQIVTESQNRAIGAIM
- a CDS encoding TolC family protein, encoding MIQLFKYLVFILLLLSSKLSGQETYTLDECVAYALEHNLQLKDYTLNTASDRETYRQSIRDLLPSVNASTNYVINFGRSTDPFTNDVVTTDFFSNRYTLESSVDLFRGFQKINTIKATKFLYKATQEENLQQRYLLAFRVMQAFYDIKFFQGLVAISKEQLTVSQANYDLVARQIELGLKAGADLYEAESLLLTDKLNLTQSKNQLANAQLQLIQEMNLEGTSKITIQDNLTDNQVAQANSVIQSDTIFAEAQEFMPLLKAQELRVKAAKKQLAAERGSLFPSLSLFAGTASGYFETTRDSLGSTIPFRDQFKDNTSQFIGVSLDVPISNIWSARGRIKQQKIERYRAENNLKIQQQLVFQTIQQLVQSYESLEVQRTQSSQKVKAQELAFTIAQKRYEKGLINALELFTAKNLFASAQNENLQVKLQSEINKSTLDFYRGLPIFDIQ
- a CDS encoding sigma-54-dependent transcriptional regulator, whose translation is MVDANILIIDDNKSVLSALEILLQFEYKTIQTISNPNQITSFPDLKEVDIVLLDMNFSAGVNTGNEGLYWLRELKKKTPQTSVIMMTAYGAVDLAVMALKEGASDFILKPWNNDKLLATVKSAYELRKSKKQVTELKQKESHLKQVINQNKNYIIGNSKALNSVLKLVSKVAKTDVNVLITGENGTGKELIARELHKLSSRNNEVFISVDMGSISENLFESELFGHTKGSFTDAKEDRAGKFEAANGGTLFLDEIGNLSLQAQAKLLSAIQNRTIVRVGSNKPISVDIRLICATNEDLDKMVAEGLFREDLLYRINTIRVEVPALRERDQDILVLADFYLKKFTSKYGKPGLRMNQAAQEKLMDYGWPGNIRELLHTIERAVILSEGNVLKSEDFLLTNKQTVSSNLNGPATLEEMEFLMINNALKQNEGNYSAAAEQLGISRQTLYNKLKKIGK